In Lactobacillus sp. PV012, one genomic interval encodes:
- the der gene encoding ribosome biogenesis GTPase Der, which produces MGLPVVAIVGRPNVGKSTLFNRIINSRVAIVEDEAGVTRDRIYARAEWMGHEFILIDTGGITLEQGEIEEQIKAQAEIAIEEADVIVMLGDVTSHMTDMDETIAKMLYRTKKPIILAVNKADNPEQRQDIYDFYSLGLGDPVPISGSHGTGIGDLLDAIVGEFGDKSNRHEDDSIRFSVIGRPNVGKSSLVNAILGEQRVIVSDIEGTTRDAIDTSFKHNGEKYTIVDTAGIRKRGKVYENTERYSVMRSMSAIENSDIALLVLDASTGIREQDKHVAGYAHEAGRGVIIVVNKWDVPEKDSTTMKDFTDTIRREFQYLDYAPIIFVSAKTGQRVPEILNLVKEVHINQNRRIQSSVLNDLLLEATQITPTPLVNGKRLRIYYMTQVATNPPSFVVFVNEPELLHFSYQRFLINQLRQNFDFVGTPIKIMARKRK; this is translated from the coding sequence ATGGGATTACCAGTTGTAGCTATTGTTGGACGTCCAAATGTTGGGAAGTCTACACTTTTTAATAGAATCATTAACTCCCGAGTAGCAATTGTTGAAGACGAAGCTGGAGTAACCAGAGATAGAATCTATGCTCGTGCAGAGTGGATGGGACACGAATTTATCTTAATCGATACTGGTGGGATTACACTAGAGCAAGGTGAAATTGAAGAACAAATTAAAGCTCAAGCTGAAATTGCTATTGAAGAAGCAGATGTAATTGTCATGCTTGGTGATGTAACCAGTCATATGACAGATATGGATGAAACTATTGCCAAAATGCTCTATCGAACTAAAAAGCCAATTATTTTAGCAGTTAATAAGGCTGATAATCCTGAACAGCGCCAAGATATTTATGATTTTTATAGTCTTGGTTTAGGAGATCCAGTTCCAATTTCCGGAAGTCATGGTACTGGTATTGGAGACTTATTAGATGCAATTGTGGGAGAATTTGGTGATAAGTCTAATCGCCATGAAGATGATAGCATTCGTTTTAGTGTAATTGGACGTCCAAATGTTGGGAAGTCTTCTTTGGTAAATGCGATTTTAGGTGAGCAACGCGTAATTGTTTCTGATATTGAAGGGACAACACGTGATGCTATTGATACCTCATTTAAGCATAATGGTGAAAAGTATACAATTGTTGATACTGCTGGAATTCGTAAACGAGGTAAAGTTTATGAAAACACAGAAAGATATTCTGTAATGCGTTCAATGAGTGCTATTGAAAATAGTGATATTGCTTTACTAGTTTTGGATGCCAGTACTGGAATTAGAGAACAGGACAAGCATGTGGCAGGTTATGCCCATGAAGCTGGACGTGGAGTTATCATTGTAGTTAATAAGTGGGATGTACCTGAAAAAGATAGTACTACTATGAAAGATTTTACAGATACAATTAGAAGAGAATTTCAGTATCTTGATTACGCTCCAATTATCTTTGTTTCTGCCAAAACAGGACAACGTGTTCCAGAAATTTTAAACCTTGTTAAAGAGGTGCACATCAATCAAAATCGTCGCATTCAATCAAGTGTCTTAAATGATTTACTTCTTGAAGCTACCCAAATTACACCTACACCATTAGTAAATGGGAAACGCTTAAGAATTTACTATATGACTCAAGTAGCAACTAATCCACCTTCATTTGTAGTGTTTGTAAATGAGCCAGAATTGCTTCACTTTTCATACCAGAGATTTTTAATTAATCAATTGCGACAAAACTTTGATTTTGTAGGTACACCAATAAAAATTATGGCTCGAAAGCGCAAATAG
- the rpsA gene encoding 30S ribosomal protein S1, with amino-acid sequence MSDNSNQFLDALKEMQGVEVGNIVNVEVLDVEDGQIVVGVENAGVEGVITKREFTADRNADLRDLVKVGDTFEALVLRRAGGDKENGEFFLSVTRLKEREAYKELEKVFEDGQTVEGTVTGAVRGGLLVDVGTRGFLPASLISNRYVSDLKPYIGKKMNLKITEIDPNKNRLILSRKDLIEKEREEAFENVASQLVVGDTVEGKVSRLTAFGAFIDVGGVDGLVHISEISYKHIDKPSDVLKAGQDVKVKVIGIDNDRHRISLSIKQTLPSPFEEATSGLTEGDIIEGEVKTLTAFGAFVEVTDGIQGLVHVSEISNKHVEKPSDVLKVGDKVKVKVLNIDPSDRRISLSIKQADPNAKSEDRPRRRQESVTEKYMSDNNDNGFALGDIIGDQLKDND; translated from the coding sequence ATGTCAGATAATAGTAATCAATTCTTAGATGCTTTAAAAGAAATGCAAGGTGTTGAAGTCGGAAACATCGTTAACGTAGAAGTTTTAGATGTTGAAGATGGTCAAATTGTTGTTGGTGTAGAAAATGCCGGTGTTGAAGGTGTAATCACTAAACGTGAATTTACTGCAGATCGTAACGCAGATTTACGTGACTTAGTAAAAGTTGGTGATACCTTTGAAGCTTTAGTACTTAGAAGAGCTGGTGGAGATAAGGAAAACGGTGAATTCTTCTTATCTGTAACTCGCTTAAAGGAAAGAGAAGCTTACAAGGAATTAGAAAAGGTATTTGAAGATGGACAAACTGTTGAAGGTACTGTAACTGGTGCTGTTCGCGGTGGTTTGTTAGTAGATGTTGGTACAAGAGGTTTCTTACCAGCTTCACTTATTTCAAATCGTTACGTATCAGATTTGAAACCTTACATCGGTAAGAAGATGAACTTAAAGATCACTGAAATTGATCCAAACAAGAATAGATTAATTCTTTCAAGAAAAGACTTAATTGAAAAAGAACGTGAAGAAGCCTTTGAAAATGTTGCTAGTCAATTAGTTGTTGGTGACACTGTAGAAGGAAAAGTATCTCGTTTAACTGCTTTTGGTGCATTTATTGATGTCGGTGGTGTGGATGGTTTAGTTCACATTTCTGAAATTTCTTACAAGCACATCGATAAGCCTAGCGATGTATTGAAAGCTGGACAAGATGTTAAAGTTAAGGTAATTGGTATCGATAACGATAGACACCGCATCTCCCTTTCTATTAAGCAAACTTTGCCATCACCATTTGAAGAAGCAACTTCTGGCTTAACTGAAGGTGACATCATTGAAGGTGAAGTTAAGACATTAACTGCTTTCGGTGCTTTTGTAGAAGTAACTGACGGTATTCAAGGTTTAGTTCATGTTTCTGAAATTTCAAACAAACATGTTGAAAAGCCTAGTGATGTTTTAAAGGTTGGAGATAAAGTTAAGGTTAAGGTCTTAAATATCGATCCAAGCGATAGACGCATTTCTTTATCAATTAAACAAGCTGATCCAAACGCTAAGAGTGAAGATCGTCCACGTCGTCGCCAAGAATCTGTAACTGAGAAGTACATGAGCGATAACAATGATAACGGTTTTGCTTTAGGTGATATTATCGGTGATCAACTTAAAGATAACGATTAA
- the cmk gene encoding (d)CMP kinase has product MQVAIDGPASAGKSTVAKIVANNLGFIYIDTGAMYRVCTLLAQENNVDYGDEDKIVDLIDKSSIEFKKIDGEQKVFIDGKDVSLTIRTPEITENVSQVSALPKIREKMVELQREMAGKENVIMDGRDIGTTVLPNADIKIFLVASVESRAKRRFLDFKEKGIEQPLEEIEHDIEVRDYKDSHRAISPLKKAADAVELDTTNLSIEEVVAEITKFIEKNEKN; this is encoded by the coding sequence ATGCAAGTAGCTATTGATGGGCCAGCATCTGCTGGTAAGAGCACAGTTGCAAAAATTGTAGCTAATAATCTAGGTTTTATCTACATTGATACAGGAGCAATGTACAGAGTATGTACCTTGTTAGCTCAGGAAAATAATGTTGATTACGGAGATGAAGATAAAATTGTGGATTTAATTGACAAAAGCTCAATTGAATTCAAAAAGATAGATGGTGAACAGAAGGTTTTCATTGATGGTAAAGATGTTTCTTTGACTATCAGAACACCAGAAATTACAGAAAATGTTTCTCAAGTTTCAGCTTTACCAAAAATTAGAGAAAAAATGGTCGAGCTACAACGTGAAATGGCTGGTAAGGAAAATGTAATTATGGATGGGCGTGATATTGGAACTACCGTCTTACCAAATGCAGATATAAAAATCTTTTTGGTTGCAAGCGTGGAATCTCGTGCTAAGCGTCGCTTTTTAGATTTTAAAGAAAAAGGTATCGAGCAACCCCTTGAAGAAATTGAACATGACATTGAAGTAAGAGATTATAAAGATTCACATCGTGCAATTTCTCCACTAAAAAAAGCTGCTGACGCAGTAGAATTAGATACTACAAATCTTTCAATTGAAGAAGTAGTAGCTGAAATCACTAAATTTATTGAAAAAAACGAAAAAAATTAG
- a CDS encoding ECF transporter S component, whose product MQSSRKGLNLWLTWAMLGALAFLVMKIEFPLMPGFDYLKFDLSDALIAISTMALGPLSGFMITLIKVLLSLIFAGFNPISLVGDIAAFLATLAYIYPIYFISKKHHEKFWYQIGGILVGTISLTVIMSLANYFFLMPMYITMIGFKLNSTILKYVVSVVVPFNILKGLINGAVVLLLARTFLPTFVKFVKKHY is encoded by the coding sequence ATGCAGTCATCTAGAAAAGGACTTAATTTATGGCTAACATGGGCAATGCTAGGAGCTTTAGCGTTTCTAGTAATGAAGATTGAATTTCCACTTATGCCAGGATTTGATTACTTAAAATTCGATCTCTCGGATGCCTTGATTGCAATCAGTACTATGGCCTTAGGGCCACTAAGTGGTTTTATGATTACCTTAATTAAAGTTTTGCTAAGTTTGATATTTGCAGGCTTTAATCCAATTTCTCTTGTTGGTGATATTGCTGCGTTTTTAGCCACTCTAGCTTATATTTATCCAATCTATTTCATTAGTAAAAAGCATCATGAAAAGTTTTGGTACCAAATTGGTGGGATTCTTGTTGGGACTATTTCACTAACAGTGATTATGTCCTTAGCTAATTACTTTTTCTTAATGCCAATGTATATTACAATGATTGGCTTTAAATTGAATTCTACAATTTTAAAATATGTAGTTTCAGTGGTAGTTCCTTTTAATATTTTAAAAGGACTTATTAATGGGGCTGTGGTATTACTATTAGCAAGAACATTTTTACCAACGTTTGTTAAATTTGTAAAAAAACATTATTAG
- a CDS encoding LysM peptidoglycan-binding domain-containing protein, producing the protein MENNKNTNEKGPYKHFERPTTPRRASNKHAEVTPNKKGHPQLWAGIIIIAIILIAIIPIIESKLNGSSQNLAQKEVSTRKTSTTSHKKSKKKSTTKNKFLANKEGYYTLKAGDTLAEIAKANNTTVAEIIRLNNLTSENDVEVGQTLKIKEVGATTTSDTSNNQNTDNYTSNTENTSSSEDTREESAATSSQTTERFSESNKSTDNTNSTTTNTSTTDTQVQNNQ; encoded by the coding sequence ATGGAAAATAATAAGAATACAAATGAAAAGGGACCTTACAAACACTTTGAACGTCCTACTACCCCTCGAAGAGCTAGTAATAAACATGCAGAAGTTACTCCAAACAAAAAGGGTCACCCACAACTTTGGGCAGGCATCATAATAATAGCAATTATTTTAATTGCTATTATTCCAATTATTGAATCCAAGTTAAATGGAAGCAGCCAAAATCTTGCACAAAAAGAAGTATCTACTAGAAAGACTTCAACTACTTCTCATAAAAAGTCAAAGAAAAAGAGTACTACTAAAAATAAATTTTTAGCAAATAAGGAAGGCTATTATACTTTAAAAGCAGGCGATACATTAGCAGAAATTGCTAAGGCAAATAATACGACTGTGGCAGAAATTATCAGATTAAATAATTTGACCAGTGAGAATGATGTTGAAGTTGGACAAACTTTAAAGATTAAAGAAGTAGGAGCTACTACAACTTCAGATACTTCAAATAACCAAAACACAGATAATTATACTTCTAATACTGAAAATACCTCTTCTAGTGAGGATACTAGAGAAGAAAGTGCTGCCACCTCTAGTCAGACTACTGAAAGATTTTCTGAGAGCAATAAGTCAACTGATAATACTAATAGTACTACTACAAATACTTCAACAACCGATACGCAAGTACAAAATAACCAGTAA
- a CDS encoding pseudouridine synthase → MAERLQKVIAQAGVASRRKAEKLITAGVVKVNGKVVTELGTKVEPSDKIEVDGVPIESESLHTYLFYKPRGVISSASDDKGRKTVVDFFEDVPYRLYPVGRLDYDTSGLLLMTNDGELANRLMHPRHEVPKVYVAKIKGILTPEEIYSLTHGVKIDGKKTAPAKLKILRTDANKKYQIVQLTIHEGHYHQVKRMFQAVGHLVDKLSREKYAFLTLQSLTSGEYRELTREEVHQLKNMK, encoded by the coding sequence ATGGCAGAAAGACTACAGAAAGTAATTGCCCAAGCAGGGGTAGCATCACGTAGAAAAGCAGAAAAGCTAATTACAGCCGGAGTAGTTAAAGTAAACGGAAAAGTTGTTACAGAATTAGGAACAAAGGTAGAACCAAGTGATAAAATAGAAGTTGATGGTGTTCCAATTGAAAGCGAAAGTTTGCACACTTATCTGTTTTATAAACCCCGTGGGGTTATATCCTCAGCAAGTGATGATAAGGGAAGAAAGACCGTGGTTGATTTCTTTGAAGACGTGCCTTATCGCTTGTATCCAGTAGGACGCTTAGATTATGATACTTCTGGATTATTATTAATGACTAATGATGGCGAATTAGCCAATCGCTTGATGCATCCCCGCCATGAAGTACCTAAAGTGTATGTCGCAAAAATAAAAGGTATTTTAACTCCAGAGGAAATTTATTCACTTACTCATGGAGTTAAGATTGATGGTAAGAAAACAGCTCCTGCCAAGTTGAAAATTTTACGGACCGATGCAAATAAAAAGTACCAAATTGTTCAATTAACGATTCATGAAGGTCATTATCACCAAGTTAAAAGGATGTTTCAGGCAGTTGGTCATTTAGTAGATAAATTGTCACGAGAAAAGTATGCTTTCTTAACGCTCCAGTCTCTGACTTCTGGGGAGTATCGTGAATTAACCCGTGAAGAAGTACATCAATTAAAAAATATGAAGTAA
- the scpB gene encoding SMC-Scp complex subunit ScpB, which produces MKKQAAKLEALLYVAGDAGLSKATLEELLGQNSKELTQDVEELKSALQKTGLQIIEIADSYKMTNAAEYSEIVENYFQKDVNKHLSQSALEILAIIAYRQPITRIEIDELRGVNSSAALQTLIWRGLIKVTGKKDVTGRPNLYGTTDYFLEYFGYKDLTELPVIEKFEENEAIDLFDKPNFDEA; this is translated from the coding sequence GTGAAAAAACAAGCAGCTAAGTTAGAAGCATTATTATATGTGGCAGGGGATGCAGGATTATCTAAGGCAACCTTAGAGGAATTGCTTGGCCAGAATTCAAAAGAATTGACTCAAGATGTTGAAGAGTTAAAGTCAGCTTTGCAAAAAACAGGATTGCAGATAATTGAAATTGCAGATAGTTATAAAATGACTAATGCAGCAGAATATAGCGAAATAGTTGAAAACTATTTTCAAAAAGATGTTAATAAACATTTAAGTCAATCAGCACTAGAAATTTTAGCAATTATTGCTTATCGGCAACCAATAACTCGTATTGAAATAGACGAATTAAGGGGAGTAAATTCCTCTGCAGCACTTCAGACTTTGATTTGGCGTGGTTTAATTAAGGTAACTGGAAAAAAAGATGTAACTGGTCGGCCTAATCTATATGGGACAACAGATTATTTTTTAGAGTATTTTGGCTACAAAGATTTAACAGAGCTACCAGTAATTGAAAAATTTGAAGAGAATGAAGCAATTGATTTGTTTGATAAGCCAAATTTTGACGAAGCATAA
- a CDS encoding segregation and condensation protein A, translating to MNKNDLTLNLPNFSGPLDLLLHLIKSQEIDIYDIPIAQITKQYLDHLNYWQKLDLQIAGEYFVMASTLLRIKSQYLLPKNDFVEIEEQDEDPRTELVEQLIQYSVFKRVSEYLKEKGEQSPVLLAKEPSSAPEVEVVPLPLGEMKESDLVYAFKNVLHRFKLKNPIERKIEIAEVSIEEMTAQLSEQLNQKNVLSFFSLVSNFTRIDEVVSLFLSILELEKNHQIVVSQTADFGDIRIERRAEGEKTSS from the coding sequence TTGAATAAAAATGACTTAACTTTAAATTTGCCTAATTTTTCTGGGCCATTAGATTTATTACTACATTTAATTAAATCGCAGGAAATAGACATCTATGATATTCCAATTGCTCAAATTACTAAGCAATACTTAGATCATCTTAATTATTGGCAAAAACTGGATTTGCAAATTGCAGGAGAATATTTTGTAATGGCTTCAACACTTTTGCGTATTAAATCTCAGTATTTATTACCCAAAAATGACTTTGTTGAAATTGAAGAACAAGATGAAGATCCAAGAACTGAATTAGTAGAGCAATTAATCCAATATTCTGTTTTTAAAAGAGTGTCAGAATATTTAAAAGAAAAAGGAGAGCAATCTCCTGTGCTACTAGCTAAAGAGCCTTCTAGTGCTCCTGAAGTAGAAGTAGTACCACTTCCTTTAGGTGAAATGAAAGAAAGTGATTTAGTGTATGCTTTTAAAAATGTTTTGCATCGTTTTAAATTAAAGAATCCAATTGAACGAAAAATTGAAATTGCAGAAGTTTCAATTGAAGAAATGACTGCACAATTAAGTGAACAGTTAAATCAAAAAAACGTGTTGAGCTTTTTTAGTTTAGTTAGTAATTTTACAAGGATTGATGAAGTAGTAAGTCTATTTTTGAGTATACTAGAACTAGAAAAAAATCATCAAATTGTTGTTAGTCAAACTGCAGATTTTGGTGATATTAGAATAGAGCGGAGAGCCGAAGGTGAAAAAACAAGCAGCTAA
- a CDS encoding reductase — protein sequence MGYLSYLPDFKNLTNLKEELKLYNEQDNQFEVLLFRSGGQHVRGIISLQEGPDCLVIRYVSLDPGFRNNQTRQEMMTELKQLYPKENITVFPSYTFLLPFLRRGNTVE from the coding sequence ATGGGCTATTTATCTTACTTGCCTGATTTTAAAAATTTAACCAATTTAAAAGAAGAATTGAAACTTTATAATGAACAAGACAATCAATTTGAAGTTTTACTTTTTAGAAGTGGTGGTCAACATGTACGAGGAATTATTAGCTTGCAGGAAGGGCCAGATTGCTTAGTCATTCGTTATGTTTCTCTAGATCCAGGGTTCCGTAACAATCAGACACGTCAGGAAATGATGACAGAGTTAAAACAACTCTATCCTAAGGAAAACATTACTGTTTTTCCTAGCTATACATTCCTGTTACCATTTTTAAGAAGAGGAAATACAGTTGAATAA
- the xerD gene encoding site-specific tyrosine recombinase XerD: MKDNIADYLRYAQIERGLSENTVESYRLDLIEYLNFLNKHNITSWEVSVDQLNHFLAQEKDQGKATASIARLLSSLRRFYQWLVRKDLIQIDPILKIDSPKKEHRLPVALTAAEVDKLLQMPDINKKLGIRDRAILETLYATGMRVSELLNLEQDDLHEELHLVKVIGKGSKQRLIPITEVALSWIDKYNTKVREEQLLKTGVWSDKIFLNARGKPMTRQAVWQLIKKYCQLAGIQKKVTPHTLRHTFATHLLENGADLRVVQEILGHSDIGTTQIYTNLTQHHILEVYKNTHPRI; the protein is encoded by the coding sequence ATGAAGGATAATATAGCAGATTATTTACGATACGCTCAAATTGAGCGAGGTCTGAGTGAAAATACAGTAGAATCTTATCGGCTAGATTTAATTGAATATCTTAATTTTTTAAATAAGCACAATATTACTAGCTGGGAAGTAAGTGTGGACCAATTAAACCATTTTTTAGCCCAGGAAAAAGATCAAGGTAAAGCAACTGCTTCTATTGCACGTTTGCTTTCGAGCTTAAGAAGATTTTATCAGTGGTTAGTCAGAAAAGACCTTATTCAAATAGATCCAATTTTAAAAATTGACTCACCTAAAAAAGAGCACCGCTTGCCTGTTGCCTTAACAGCAGCAGAAGTTGATAAATTACTTCAAATGCCAGACATCAATAAAAAATTAGGAATTCGAGATCGAGCTATTTTAGAAACACTATATGCTACTGGCATGCGTGTAAGTGAGCTCTTAAATTTAGAACAGGACGATTTACACGAAGAGTTGCATTTAGTGAAAGTTATTGGGAAAGGAAGCAAACAACGTCTTATTCCTATTACTGAAGTAGCACTTAGCTGGATCGATAAATATAATACTAAAGTGCGAGAAGAACAACTTTTAAAAACTGGCGTCTGGAGTGATAAGATTTTTTTAAATGCACGTGGTAAACCAATGACGCGTCAAGCTGTTTGGCAATTGATTAAAAAGTATTGCCAATTAGCAGGGATTCAAAAGAAGGTAACTCCGCACACACTCCGCCATACGTTTGCCACTCACTTACTTGAAAACGGAGCAGATTTAAGAGTTGTGCAGGAAATTTTAGGTCACAGTGACATTGGCACAACACAAATTTATACTAATTTAACCCAACATCATATTTTGGAGGTTTATAAAAATACGCATCCACGTATTTAA
- a CDS encoding S1 RNA-binding domain-containing protein, translating to MRLGEITKGKVTDENEESYYVQVDGVTFELKKIEITQEDPIKLGDMVQGFIYENKDKKKEMTQFYPFAQQDQYGWGTVTEVRKDLGVFIDIGLNDKDMVISLDDLPLDKNQWPKRDDRLLVRLETDDKNRVWAKMAEENVFEQLAANFPSHLENKNINGTVYRNYEVGSFVLTDQYYLAFVHNSETYRPLRLGEKIKARVIGVSQYGRLNLSVLPRSFEEIDDDAQMILMSLRRQQTKTLPFYDKSDAQEIKTHFGISKSAFKRALGKLLKDNLITEDKDAGTISLVENNENEG from the coding sequence ATGAGATTAGGTGAAATTACTAAGGGTAAAGTTACTGATGAAAATGAAGAATCTTATTATGTACAAGTAGATGGGGTAACTTTTGAACTTAAGAAAATTGAAATAACCCAAGAAGATCCCATTAAATTAGGTGATATGGTTCAAGGTTTTATCTATGAAAATAAAGATAAAAAGAAAGAAATGACACAGTTTTATCCTTTTGCTCAGCAAGATCAATATGGATGGGGAACTGTAACAGAAGTAAGAAAGGATCTAGGCGTTTTCATAGACATTGGACTAAATGATAAAGATATGGTTATTTCTTTAGATGACCTTCCTTTAGATAAAAATCAATGGCCCAAGCGTGATGATCGCTTATTAGTTCGACTTGAAACAGATGATAAAAATCGAGTATGGGCAAAAATGGCAGAAGAAAATGTTTTTGAACAGTTGGCTGCTAATTTCCCTAGCCATTTAGAAAATAAAAATATAAATGGTACTGTATATCGTAATTACGAAGTTGGTTCATTTGTATTAACCGATCAGTATTATTTGGCATTTGTTCATAATTCAGAAACTTATCGACCATTACGTTTAGGTGAAAAAATTAAAGCACGTGTAATTGGTGTCAGCCAATATGGTCGCCTGAATTTAAGTGTTTTACCTAGAAGTTTTGAGGAAATTGATGATGATGCTCAAATGATTTTAATGAGTTTAAGACGTCAACAAACTAAGACTTTGCCTTTTTATGATAAAAGTGATGCTCAAGAGATTAAAACACATTTTGGAATTTCAAAATCTGCTTTTAAACGTGCTTTGGGTAAGTTATTGAAAGATAATTTAATCACTGAAGATAAAGATGCTGGAACAATTTCATTAGTAGAAAATAATGAAAATGAAGGATAA